Proteins co-encoded in one Capsicum annuum cultivar UCD-10X-F1 chromosome 9, UCD10Xv1.1, whole genome shotgun sequence genomic window:
- the LOC107842581 gene encoding F-box/kelch-repeat protein SKIP30, translated as MSVLIEGLPDAVALRCLARVPFHLHPKLELVSRSWRAAIRSGELFKARQEVNSAEEFLCVCAFDPDNLWQLYDPRRDLWITLPVLPSNIRHLAHFGVVSTAGKLFVLGGGSDAVDPLTGDQDGSFATDEVWSYDPVTREWSLCASMIVPRAMFACCVFDGKIVVAGGFTNCRKSICRAEIYDPEKNVWDPIPDLHHTHNSACSGVVIGGKVHVLHKGLSTVQVLENVKQGWTVHEYGWLQGPMAVVRGELYVMSHWLIYRQQRETRKMVVSASEFRRRIGFAMIGLGDEIYIVGGVIGPERWNWDIKLLSDVDVLTLGSERQVWRQVTPMTKCRGTVLGCTQMRI; from the coding sequence ATGTCTGTACTCATTGAAGGGCTTCCTGATGCTGTTGCACTCAGGTGTCTTGCACGGGTTCCGTTTCATCTTCATCCCAAGTTAGAGCTTGTTTCCCGTTCTTGGCGAGCTGCTATTCGAAGTGGTGAACTATTTAAGGCAAGACAGGAGGTCAATTCGGCTGAAGAATTTTTATGTGTCTGCGCCTTTGACCCTGATAATTTATGGCAGCTTTACGATCCTAGGCGTGATCTTTGGATTACGCTCCCTGTTCTTCCGTCAAACATCAGACATCTTGCTCACTTCGGTGTGGTATCTACTGCTGGAAAACTGTTTGTTCTAGGTGGTGGAAGTGATGCTGTGGATCCATTGACTGGTGACCAAGATGGTAGTTTTGCCACTGATGAGGTATGGTCGTATGACCCGGTAACCCGAGAATGGAGTCTGTGCGCATCTATGATTGTGCCTCGAGCCATGTTCGCTTGTTGTGTGTTCGATGGGAAGATAGTTGTTGCTGGGGGTTTTACTAACTGTAGAAAATCAATATGTAGAGCAGAAATCTATGATCCTGAGAAGAATGTTTGGGATCCGATCCCTGATCTCCATCACACACACAATTCTGCATGCTCAGGAGTGGTTATTGGTGGTAAAGTTCACGTATTGCACAAAGGTTTGTCAACTGTTCAGGTTTTGGAAAATGTGAAGCAGGGTTGGACTGTGCATGAGTACGGTTGGCTCCAAGGTCCAATGGCTGTTGTTAGGGGAGAGCTTTATGTTATGAGTCATTGGCTCATATACAGGCAGCAAAGAGAAACAAGGAAGATGGTAGTTTCAGCATCTGAATTCCGAAGAAGAATTGGGTTTGCCATGATAGGTCTGGGAGATGAAATCTATATTGTTGGAGGGGTTATTGGACCCGAGCGCTGGAATTGGGACATTAAATTGCTGTCTGATGTTGATGTTCTGACGCTTGGAAGTGAGAGGCAAGTGTGGCGTCAAGTTACTCCAATGACAAAGTGTAGAGGAACGGTCCTTGGCTGCACTCAGATGAGAATATAG